The following proteins are co-located in the Gloeocapsa sp. PCC 7428 genome:
- a CDS encoding ABC transporter substrate-binding protein, producing MLTANIFSRLTFRRLSLLLNVVFFIVFQFILTGCQPQILQAETARSQWVVSTLSDPKTFNYAFNQEFPHVFLFTAEGLTSLNAMTTEIEPALAESWEISNDQKRIVFTLRENLKWSDGKPLTADDVVFTYRDIIANPAIPTDWKDSFKVGKSGTFPQVNKIDDRRVEFLLPEPFAPFLSATTGGATNQVGILPKHALYKSLTTKDSEGKPQFLSMWGTNTDPSQIIVNGPYKIASYTPGQRVIFQRNPYYWRKDSQGNQLPYIERVVWQIIESTDTAILQFRSRGLDSVEVSPENFSLLKREEKRGRFTVYNGGPRFTQTFISFNLNKGRRQNGTVVDPIKSRWFNTLEFRQAIAYAIDRQTMLNNTFRGVGTIQNSPIFPQSPYYLSPEEGLKTYEYDQDQARNLLLKAGFKYNPKGQLLDADGNRVRFSLITNAENRTRVAMGAQIRQDLSRIGIQVDFNPINFNTLVDRLSNSLDWECHLLGFVSGTVEPHDGANIWLPDGGLHTFNQKPLAGQEPLVGWEIADWEAEIGRLYIQGSQEFDEARREEIYAETQRIAQEYLPFIYLVNPLSIAAIRDRIQGVKYSALGSLSGTLWNKYELKVTE from the coding sequence ATGTTAACTGCTAACATTTTTTCTCGCTTAACTTTTCGTCGGCTTTCATTATTATTAAATGTAGTTTTTTTTATAGTATTTCAATTTATACTTACTGGTTGTCAGCCACAAATTTTGCAAGCGGAAACAGCGCGATCGCAATGGGTTGTTAGTACATTATCTGACCCAAAAACATTCAACTACGCGTTTAATCAAGAGTTTCCTCATGTGTTTTTATTCACCGCAGAGGGACTCACTTCACTCAATGCGATGACAACTGAAATTGAACCAGCTTTAGCCGAATCTTGGGAAATCTCTAATGATCAAAAGCGTATAGTTTTTACACTGCGAGAAAATTTGAAATGGTCTGACGGTAAACCTTTAACTGCTGATGACGTTGTCTTTACTTATCGAGATATTATTGCTAATCCAGCAATTCCTACCGACTGGAAAGATTCTTTTAAAGTTGGTAAAAGCGGGACTTTTCCTCAAGTCAATAAAATCGACGATCGCCGCGTTGAATTTCTCCTACCAGAACCTTTTGCGCCTTTTTTAAGTGCAACAACAGGAGGTGCTACTAATCAGGTAGGAATTTTACCAAAGCACGCATTATATAAATCTCTCACTACTAAAGATAGTGAAGGAAAACCCCAATTTTTATCAATGTGGGGAACGAATACAGATCCTAGTCAAATTATTGTTAATGGTCCATATAAAATTGCAAGTTATACTCCAGGTCAACGTGTAATTTTCCAACGTAATCCTTACTATTGGCGCAAAGATAGCCAAGGAAATCAATTACCTTATATTGAACGTGTTGTTTGGCAAATTATTGAATCAACTGATACAGCGATATTACAATTTCGTTCAAGAGGACTAGACAGCGTTGAAGTTTCACCAGAAAATTTTTCGTTACTGAAACGCGAGGAAAAGCGCGGAAGATTTACTGTCTACAACGGAGGACCAAGATTTACGCAAACTTTCATTTCTTTTAATCTCAACAAAGGTCGCAGACAAAATGGAACTGTGGTTGATCCAATTAAATCGCGTTGGTTTAATACACTAGAATTTCGCCAAGCGATCGCCTATGCAATTGATCGTCAGACAATGCTGAATAATACCTTTCGTGGCGTTGGAACGATTCAAAATTCACCGATTTTCCCGCAAAGTCCTTATTACCTCTCTCCTGAAGAAGGCTTAAAAACTTATGAATACGATCAAGATCAAGCGAGGAACTTATTATTAAAAGCTGGATTTAAATACAATCCTAAAGGTCAACTACTCGATGCTGATGGTAACCGCGTCCGCTTTTCACTGATTACCAATGCAGAGAATCGAACACGCGTAGCAATGGGAGCGCAAATTCGCCAAGATTTAAGTAGAATTGGTATTCAAGTAGATTTCAACCCAATTAACTTTAATACACTTGTCGATCGCCTTTCTAATTCCCTCGACTGGGAATGTCATCTTTTAGGCTTTGTTTCTGGAACCGTAGAACCTCATGATGGTGCAAATATATGGCTACCAGATGGTGGATTGCATACTTTTAATCAAAAACCTTTAGCAGGACAAGAACCGCTAGTAGGTTGGGAAATCGCCGATTGGGAAGCAGAAATCGGGCGACTTTATATTCAAGGGTCGCAGGAATTTGATGAAGCTAGGCGTGAAGAAATCTATGCAGAAACACAGCGTATCGCGCAGGAATATTTACCTTTTATTTATTTAGTTAATCCACTTTCAATTGCAGCAATTCGCGATCGCATTCAAGGCGTAAAATACTCCGCCCTCGGTTCGCTTAGTGGTACGTTGTGGAACAAGTATGAACTAAAAGTGACAGAATAG
- a CDS encoding Uma2 family endonuclease, giving the protein MVLNQSPKKQQPDAQNEYKSIPPLESGDRLSRHEFERRYTAIPDIKKAELIEGVVYVASPLRFTNHAEPHSHLIGWMWTYRTATPGVRLGDNATVRLDLDNEPQPDGVLFIDSTAGGQAQLSDDDYIEGAPELIVEIAASSAAYDLHDKKNAYRRNGVPEYIVWQIYENKLEWFELSEGEYRQLEPDSEGIVRSRVFPGLWLAVAALLEGKMTQVLAVLQQGLNSPEHAEFVQHLAKFSS; this is encoded by the coding sequence ATGGTACTCAATCAATCGCCAAAGAAACAGCAACCTGATGCACAAAATGAGTATAAATCCATTCCTCCCTTAGAAAGTGGCGATCGCCTGTCGCGTCACGAATTTGAACGCCGCTATACCGCCATTCCAGATATTAAGAAAGCAGAACTGATCGAAGGAGTCGTTTACGTGGCGTCACCGTTGCGTTTCACCAATCATGCTGAACCTCATAGTCATCTTATAGGCTGGATGTGGACATACCGCACCGCTACACCAGGAGTAAGATTAGGTGATAACGCAACAGTCCGCCTGGATTTAGACAACGAACCGCAGCCTGATGGAGTGTTATTTATCGATTCTACTGCGGGAGGACAAGCGCAGTTGAGTGACGATGACTACATCGAAGGCGCACCCGAATTAATTGTAGAAATTGCTGCAAGTAGTGCAGCGTATGACCTTCATGATAAGAAAAATGCTTATCGTCGTAATGGAGTACCAGAATATATCGTCTGGCAAATCTACGAAAATAAACTTGAGTGGTTTGAGTTATCTGAAGGTGAATATCGACAACTCGAACCGGATAGCGAAGGTATCGTGCGATCGCGCGTTTTCCCTGGATTGTGGTTAGCCGTCGCCGCACTTCTTGAAGGAAAAATGACGCAAGTGTTAGCCGTGTTACAGCAAGGATTGAATTCTCCTGAACACGCTGAGTTTGTGCAACATTTGGCGAAGTTTAGCAGTTAA
- a CDS encoding ABC transporter substrate-binding protein has translation MNAIVKGILRRWIAVGLSFVLAIALGGCNPANFETVAAQVPQIVVSVLSDPKTFNYALNQESPNIFGLTYDGLITENPLTGAVEPALAESWEISEDNLRITFTLREGLRWSDGEPLTADDVEFTYNSIYLNEAIPTDTRDILRIGESRQLPNVRQLDARRVEFTIPEPFAPFLRNTGLPILPAHALREAVETKDSQGNPRFLTTWGVDTPPQQIIVNGPYQLEEYVTSQRVVYRRNPYYWRRDSQGNPQPYVERLIWQIVESTDTSLIQFRSQGLDSVAVTPEYFSLLKREEDRGRFTIYEDGPAPRTNFISFNLNKGRRNGRPLVDPVKSRWFNSPDFRRAIAYAIDRPRMINNIFRGLGELQNSPISVQSPYYLSPEEGLKVYEYDPDRARELLRQAGFQYNSAGQLLDADGNRVRFSLITNAGNRIREAMGAQIKQDLSQIGIQVDFNPIAFSVLVDRLSNTLDWDCHLLGFTGGVEPNSGANIWSVDGGLHSFNQKPLPGQPPLEGREVADWEQQISDLYVDAARELDESRRKALYAETQQLTQEYLPFIYLVNPLSMTAVRDRIQGVQYSALGGAFWNIYELRMVD, from the coding sequence ATGAACGCTATAGTCAAAGGTATTTTACGTCGGTGGATTGCCGTTGGGTTGAGTTTTGTTTTGGCGATCGCGCTTGGGGGTTGTAATCCTGCTAATTTTGAAACAGTCGCCGCACAAGTTCCGCAAATTGTTGTTAGTGTTCTTAGCGATCCGAAAACTTTTAACTACGCGCTGAATCAAGAATCACCAAACATCTTTGGTTTAACGTACGATGGTTTAATTACAGAAAATCCACTGACAGGTGCAGTTGAACCAGCGTTAGCCGAATCGTGGGAAATCTCCGAGGATAACCTGAGAATTACCTTTACACTCCGCGAAGGACTAAGGTGGTCTGACGGCGAACCGCTCACCGCCGATGATGTAGAGTTTACCTATAATAGCATTTATCTTAATGAAGCAATTCCCACCGATACTAGAGATATCTTACGTATTGGTGAGAGTAGACAATTACCAAATGTTCGTCAACTTGATGCACGTCGAGTCGAATTTACAATTCCAGAACCGTTTGCGCCTTTTTTACGAAACACAGGTTTACCTATCTTACCTGCTCATGCTTTACGCGAAGCAGTCGAAACAAAAGATTCGCAGGGAAATCCTCGATTTTTAACAACGTGGGGAGTTGATACACCGCCGCAGCAAATTATTGTGAATGGTCCTTATCAACTTGAGGAGTATGTAACGAGTCAGCGTGTCGTATATCGACGTAACCCCTACTACTGGCGGCGCGATTCTCAAGGAAATCCACAACCGTATGTTGAACGGCTCATTTGGCAAATTGTAGAATCAACTGATACATCTTTGATTCAATTTCGTTCGCAAGGTTTAGATTCTGTCGCCGTTACACCTGAATACTTTTCACTGCTCAAACGCGAAGAAGATCGCGGCAGATTTACAATATACGAAGATGGTCCCGCACCTAGAACGAATTTTATCTCATTCAACCTTAATAAAGGTCGCAGAAACGGTCGTCCATTAGTCGATCCAGTCAAGTCGCGGTGGTTTAATTCTCCAGATTTCAGACGGGCGATCGCCTACGCAATTGATCGCCCACGGATGATTAATAACATCTTTCGCGGTTTGGGCGAATTGCAAAATTCACCAATTTCTGTACAAAGTCCTTATTACCTGTCACCAGAGGAAGGACTAAAAGTTTATGAATACGATCCCGATCGCGCTAGAGAATTACTTCGTCAAGCCGGATTTCAGTACAATAGTGCCGGTCAGTTGCTTGATGCTGATGGTAATCGCGTCCGCTTCTCATTAATTACAAACGCAGGTAATCGCATTCGAGAAGCAATGGGCGCACAAATTAAACAAGACCTTAGCCAAATTGGTATTCAGGTTGACTTTAATCCGATTGCTTTTAGCGTTTTAGTAGATCGCCTTTCAAATACGCTTGATTGGGATTGTCATTTATTAGGCTTTACGGGTGGCGTTGAACCTAACAGTGGCGCTAACATTTGGTCAGTTGACGGCGGTTTGCATAGTTTCAATCAAAAACCACTTCCAGGACAACCACCCCTTGAAGGGCGAGAAGTCGCTGATTGGGAACAGCAAATTTCCGATCTTTATGTAGATGCGGCGCGGGAGTTAGACGAGTCACGACGCAAAGCACTTTATGCAGAAACTCAGCAATTAACTCAAGAATATTTACCGTTTATTTATCTCGTGAATCCTTTATCAATGACAGCGGTACGCGATCGCATTCAAGGCGTGCAATATTCTGCATTGGGTGGTGCTTTCTGGAATATCTACGAACTTAGAATGGTAGATTAA
- a CDS encoding SMP-30/gluconolactonase/LRE family protein translates to MNSIDESPKNILTARARLGEGPIWHSQKQLLYWVDIYNHRVHEFNPTTGEQKFFDVGEVVGCLAPAKTNRLIMALRHRLAFLDTNNGDVTPIIDVETEKPSDIRLNDGKCDPAGRFWFGSMSTSGPTARLFRYDPDGSLHVLLTGLTVSNGLGWSPDRKTFYLTDSPTKKIYAFDFDVASGNISNQRVFAEIDIDSGVPDGLTVDRDGCIWSAIWDGWCIVKFDPTGKEMARISMPVQRPTCCVFGNQDLATLYITTASVGLSEEEIQKSFYSGDLFSLATNISGMPTYEFAG, encoded by the coding sequence ATGAATTCTATTGATGAATCGCCCAAAAATATTCTCACAGCTAGAGCAAGGCTAGGAGAAGGTCCAATTTGGCATTCACAAAAGCAGTTACTGTACTGGGTGGATATTTATAATCACCGAGTCCACGAGTTTAACCCTACAACAGGCGAACAAAAATTCTTTGATGTCGGTGAAGTTGTCGGTTGCCTTGCACCAGCAAAAACAAATCGCTTGATTATGGCGCTGCGCCATCGCTTGGCTTTTTTAGATACCAATAATGGTGATGTGACACCGATTATTGATGTGGAAACAGAAAAGCCATCGGATATTCGTCTGAATGATGGTAAATGCGATCCAGCAGGACGCTTTTGGTTTGGTTCCATGTCTACGAGTGGACCTACGGCGCGGTTATTTCGCTACGATCCTGATGGTTCGTTACACGTTCTTTTAACAGGGTTAACCGTGTCAAACGGACTTGGATGGAGTCCGGATCGCAAGACATTTTATTTAACTGATTCACCCACAAAAAAGATTTACGCCTTCGACTTTGATGTAGCAAGTGGCAATATCAGCAATCAGCGCGTATTTGCTGAAATCGATATTGATTCTGGCGTTCCTGATGGCTTAACCGTAGATCGCGACGGGTGCATTTGGTCGGCGATTTGGGATGGCTGGTGCATTGTCAAATTCGATCCTACGGGAAAAGAGATGGCGCGTATTTCTATGCCTGTGCAACGTCCTACGTGTTGTGTTTTTGGTAATCAAGATTTAGCAACACTTTATATTACAACTGCGTCAGTCGGTTTAAGCGAAGAAGAAATTCAAAAAAGCTTCTATTCAGGAGACTTATTTAGCCTCGCTACGAATATTTCGGGTATGCCTACTTACGAATTTGCAGGGTAA
- the ispF gene encoding 2-C-methyl-D-erythritol 2,4-cyclodiphosphate synthase, which translates to MNIRIGNGYDIHQLSFDRRLILGGVEIPHDRGLLGHSDADVLTHAIMDAMLGALSLGDIGLYFPPTDPQWKGADSLVLLAKVNSLIRDRGWQIGNIDSVVVAERPKLKPHIQQMRSRLAEVLEVQPEQIGIKATTNEKLGPVGREEGIAAYAVALLQRG; encoded by the coding sequence ATGAACATTCGGATTGGGAATGGCTACGATATTCATCAACTCAGCTTTGATCGGCGTTTAATTTTGGGTGGTGTCGAAATTCCGCACGATCGCGGTTTACTCGGACATAGTGATGCTGATGTTCTTACCCACGCGATTATGGATGCGATGCTGGGTGCTTTGAGTTTAGGTGATATTGGGTTGTATTTTCCGCCAACTGATCCGCAGTGGAAAGGCGCGGATAGTTTAGTGTTACTCGCGAAGGTTAATTCGTTAATTCGCGATCGCGGTTGGCAAATTGGTAATATTGACTCGGTTGTTGTCGCGGAACGTCCGAAGTTAAAACCGCATATTCAACAAATGCGATCGCGGCTTGCAGAAGTTTTAGAAGTCCAACCCGAACAAATTGGCATCAAAGCAACAACAAACGAAAAATTGGGTCCCGTCGGTAGAGAAGAAGGCATCGCCGCGTATGCGGTAGCATTACTGCAACGAGGTTAG
- the trmD gene encoding tRNA (guanosine(37)-N1)-methyltransferase TrmD, whose translation MRFDIVTLFPDFFSSALQSGLLGKALARQIATVNLINPRDFTTDKHHKVDDEPYGGGVGMLMKLEPIFAAIESLPALPRREVILMTPQGQTLKQPLLQELATNYDQLVVICGHYEGVDERVLHLVTREISLGDFVLTGGEIPALALINGVTRLLPGTVGKVESLKAESFEAGLLDYPQYTRPAKFREWKVPDVLLSGNHEKIAQWRYEQQIQRTRDRRPDLYAEWLENTKSQSE comes from the coding sequence GTGCGATTTGATATAGTTACTCTATTTCCCGATTTTTTTAGCTCTGCCCTACAATCAGGATTGTTAGGGAAAGCTTTAGCGCGACAAATTGCTACAGTCAATTTAATCAACCCCCGCGATTTTACGACAGATAAGCATCACAAAGTTGATGACGAACCTTATGGCGGTGGTGTGGGAATGCTGATGAAGCTGGAACCTATCTTTGCAGCGATTGAATCTTTACCCGCTTTACCGCGACGGGAAGTTATTCTCATGACTCCCCAAGGGCAAACGCTTAAGCAGCCTTTACTACAAGAATTAGCAACGAATTACGACCAATTAGTCGTTATCTGCGGTCATTATGAAGGCGTTGATGAGCGCGTACTGCACTTGGTAACGCGCGAGATTTCTTTAGGTGATTTTGTACTCACTGGAGGTGAAATTCCAGCGCTAGCGTTAATTAACGGCGTTACGCGGTTACTTCCTGGAACCGTTGGGAAAGTTGAATCGCTCAAAGCCGAAAGTTTTGAAGCAGGATTATTAGACTATCCCCAATATACGCGTCCGGCAAAGTTTCGGGAATGGAAAGTTCCTGATGTACTGCTTTCGGGAAACCATGAAAAAATAGCGCAGTGGCGATACGAACAACAAATTCAACGCACGCGCGATCGCCGCCCTGATTTATACGCTGAATGGTTAGAAAATACCAAATCGCAATCAGAATAG
- a CDS encoding cyanophycinase, with translation MAQLEAQLLGMRKPQATTTAVLIIGGAEDKVHGREILQTFFLRAGAQNAHIAIIPSASREPAIIGSRYMSIFEEMGAKQVELLDIRERQQCEDPDIQKCLETCTGVFWTGGDQLRLCGVLADTPAMETIRQRVQRKELTLAGTSAGAAVMGHYMIAGGGSGESPNRSLVDLGTGLGIIPELIVDQHFQNRNRMARLISAIACYPDRLGIGIDEDTCALVENDGTLQVMGKGTVTVIDPGELTHTNHSDVSATEPLSLHNLRLHILSYGDRYHLHKRQILPTSHLQK, from the coding sequence ATGGCGCAATTAGAAGCTCAGTTGCTAGGAATGAGAAAGCCCCAAGCTACCACAACCGCCGTATTAATTATAGGCGGTGCTGAAGACAAAGTTCACGGACGAGAGATCTTACAAACATTTTTTTTACGCGCTGGTGCCCAGAATGCACATATTGCGATTATTCCTTCGGCTTCGCGCGAACCAGCCATTATTGGCAGTAGATACATGAGTATCTTTGAAGAAATGGGGGCGAAGCAAGTGGAGTTACTCGATATTCGCGAACGCCAACAATGTGAAGATCCTGACATCCAAAAGTGCTTAGAAACCTGTACCGGAGTTTTTTGGACGGGGGGAGACCAATTGCGCTTGTGCGGCGTGTTGGCTGATACTCCCGCGATGGAGACAATTCGCCAGCGCGTCCAGCGCAAAGAATTAACCCTCGCAGGAACGAGTGCTGGAGCCGCCGTGATGGGACACTATATGATTGCCGGTGGTGGCAGCGGTGAATCGCCGAATCGCTCGTTGGTTGACCTGGGAACCGGCTTAGGGATTATTCCTGAGTTGATTGTCGATCAGCACTTTCAAAACCGCAACCGCATGGCACGCTTAATTAGCGCGATCGCGTGTTATCCAGACCGCCTAGGAATTGGTATTGATGAAGATACCTGTGCGTTGGTAGAAAACGATGGCACTCTCCAAGTCATGGGTAAAGGTACGGTGACAGTCATCGATCCTGGTGAATTAACGCACACGAATCACAGCGACGTAAGTGCGACAGAACCGTTGAGTTTACATAATCTCCGGTTACATATTCTCAGCTACGGCGATCGCTATCACTTGCACAAACGGCAAATTTTACCGACCAGTCATCTGCAAAAGTAA